From one Lactiplantibacillus paraplantarum genomic stretch:
- a CDS encoding 6-phospho-beta-glucosidase produces the protein MTIKGRAFPEGFLWGGAVAAHQLEGGYNEGGKGLSTADIMTLGTNERPREITDGVVAGKYYPNHQAIDFYHRYPEDIKLFAEMGFKCFRTSIAWTRIFPNGDESEPNEAGLQFYDDLFDECLKNGIQPVVTLAHFEMPYHLVKQYGGWRNRKLIQFYLNFAKVCFERYRDKVTYWMTFNEINNQTNFESDGAMLTDSGIIHQPGENRERWMYQAAHYELVASAAAVQLGHQINPDFQIGCMIAMCPIYPLTSAPTDVLFAQRAMQTRFYFADVHCNGTYPQWLLNRFKSEHFNLDITAEDLKILQAGTVDYIGFSYYMSFTVKDTGKLAYNEEHDLVKNPYVKASDWGWQVDPVGLRYAMNWFTDRYHLPLFIVENGLGAIDKKTADNQIHDDYRIDYLTDHLRQIKLAVLEDGVDLIGYTPWGCIDLVAASTGQMSKRYGFIYVDENDDGSGSLKRYKKDSFTWFQHVIATNGAEIE, from the coding sequence ATGACGATTAAAGGACGAGCGTTTCCAGAAGGATTTTTATGGGGTGGCGCAGTGGCCGCACATCAGCTCGAAGGTGGTTATAACGAGGGTGGCAAGGGTCTCAGTACGGCAGATATTATGACGTTAGGGACGAATGAGCGCCCCCGCGAAATTACGGACGGAGTAGTTGCTGGCAAGTATTATCCTAATCATCAGGCAATTGATTTTTATCATCGTTATCCTGAAGATATTAAATTATTTGCTGAAATGGGGTTTAAGTGCTTTCGAACATCGATTGCCTGGACGCGGATCTTCCCCAATGGTGATGAAAGCGAACCGAATGAAGCCGGATTACAATTTTATGATGATTTATTTGATGAATGCCTTAAAAATGGGATTCAACCAGTAGTAACGCTAGCACATTTTGAAATGCCATATCACTTAGTTAAGCAATACGGTGGGTGGCGTAATCGCAAGCTGATCCAATTTTATTTGAATTTTGCAAAAGTATGTTTTGAACGTTATCGAGATAAAGTAACGTACTGGATGACTTTTAATGAAATCAACAATCAAACTAATTTTGAATCAGACGGTGCCATGTTAACAGATTCTGGAATCATTCATCAACCAGGAGAAAACCGTGAACGCTGGATGTATCAGGCGGCTCACTATGAACTGGTGGCAAGTGCCGCGGCGGTACAGTTAGGCCATCAGATTAATCCAGATTTTCAAATTGGCTGTATGATTGCGATGTGCCCAATCTATCCACTTACATCAGCACCAACAGACGTCTTATTTGCGCAACGAGCGATGCAAACCCGGTTTTATTTTGCCGATGTTCATTGCAATGGCACTTACCCCCAATGGTTGCTTAACCGTTTTAAGTCAGAGCATTTTAACTTGGATATTACGGCAGAAGATTTGAAAATCTTGCAAGCTGGAACGGTAGATTATATTGGATTTAGTTATTACATGTCGTTTACTGTGAAGGACACAGGAAAGCTAGCCTATAATGAAGAACATGATTTAGTTAAAAATCCATATGTTAAGGCTAGTGATTGGGGCTGGCAAGTTGATCCCGTTGGGTTACGCTATGCTATGAATTGGTTCACGGATCGTTACCATTTGCCACTGTTCATCGTGGAAAACGGTTTAGGCGCAATTGATAAGAAGACGGCAGATAACCAGATACATGACGATTATCGGATTGATTATTTAACGGATCATTTACGACAAATTAAGCTGGCAGTTCTGGAAGATGGGGTTGATTTAATTGGGTATACGCCATGGGGGTGCATTGATTTAGTCGCGGCTAGTACTGGTCAAATGTCCAAACGCTATGGGTTTATCTATGTTGATGAGAACGATGATGGTTCAGGTAGTCTAAAACGTTATAAAAAGGATTCATTTACTTGGTTTCAACATGTGATTGCGACAAATGGTGCTGAAATTGAGTAG
- a CDS encoding ROK family protein produces the protein MTMYIGIDIGGTSIKCGLVDAHGHISRKVTRPTATVKVDIMADLVAMIQELQADGPVAGIGVSMPGVVQSDGFLTTAGAVTVFERINLQAELHAQTQLPVIIENDANAAAIAEQWLGVAQNVPNYLSLVLGTGVGGALVINNQIYRGAHARSGEFGWMVVDDDEIDTEMGTLNFRGATVIGLIRRYNQFSAKPVTDAREIFDRADAGEVLAQHIFHSYYYSLAKGIINLMVAFDPELVVIGGGISANTTFMTDLNATIADLQANHNSINHLTLASVVPAKLRNDAGMIGAVYQLIKRG, from the coding sequence ATGACAATGTATATTGGAATTGATATTGGTGGTACTTCAATCAAGTGCGGCCTAGTTGATGCTCATGGACATATTAGTCGTAAAGTAACACGACCGACTGCCACAGTAAAGGTAGACATTATGGCTGATTTAGTTGCGATGATTCAAGAACTACAAGCAGATGGACCAGTTGCTGGCATTGGAGTTAGCATGCCGGGAGTTGTTCAAAGTGACGGCTTCTTGACGACGGCAGGTGCGGTCACGGTGTTTGAAAGAATTAACTTACAAGCTGAGTTACATGCACAGACGCAGTTACCGGTCATTATTGAAAACGATGCTAACGCGGCGGCTATTGCTGAGCAATGGCTTGGAGTAGCTCAGAATGTGCCTAATTATTTAAGCTTGGTTCTTGGAACCGGGGTCGGTGGGGCACTGGTTATCAATAATCAGATTTATCGGGGGGCACACGCGCGTTCAGGCGAATTTGGTTGGATGGTTGTTGACGATGATGAGATTGATACTGAAATGGGAACCCTTAATTTCCGGGGTGCAACAGTTATTGGCCTCATACGACGTTATAATCAGTTTAGTGCGAAGCCGGTTACTGACGCGCGCGAGATTTTTGACCGGGCGGATGCGGGAGAAGTACTGGCACAACATATCTTTCATAGCTACTATTACAGTTTGGCTAAGGGTATCATTAATTTAATGGTTGCGTTTGATCCTGAATTAGTCGTAATTGGTGGTGGCATTAGTGCGAACACGACTTTTATGACTGATTTGAATGCAACGATTGCAGACTTACAGGCTAATCATAATAGTATTAATCATTTGACTTTGGCATCAGTAGTACCAGCTAAATTGCGGAATGATGCTGGGATGATTGGGGCAGTGTATCAGTTGATTAAGCGTGGTTAA
- a CDS encoding GntR family transcriptional regulator, producing the protein MYQAIAQAIIKSIMADEYPTKLPTEKVLMAQYNASRNTIRKAIDVVFRHGLLRRVQGSGNFIIKQPQNTKKVLNLSIGFDQSAMVDGGPLVSKIVTFDKVAADEALAQQGNIALGDEVYRVVRLRYLNDVLYDLEESYFPRAVVPFLSSESVQHSIFAFLREAYGITGSTTENYVHQVRVDAQRAELIGCPDGDKTLCLEAINYLVNGTVFNFSKTFFVYPDLELYYHTENIDLQN; encoded by the coding sequence ATGTATCAGGCAATTGCGCAGGCAATCATTAAATCGATAATGGCGGATGAGTATCCGACCAAGTTACCGACTGAAAAAGTGTTAATGGCTCAGTACAACGCCAGCCGCAATACAATTCGTAAAGCAATTGACGTGGTCTTCCGGCACGGTTTGTTACGGCGTGTGCAGGGGAGCGGTAATTTCATTATCAAGCAACCGCAGAACACGAAGAAAGTGCTGAACTTATCAATCGGTTTTGATCAGTCCGCTATGGTTGATGGTGGACCGTTAGTTTCAAAAATCGTGACATTTGATAAAGTAGCAGCGGATGAAGCCTTAGCACAACAGGGCAACATTGCGCTTGGTGACGAGGTCTACCGAGTCGTGCGATTACGTTATTTGAATGACGTGTTGTATGACTTGGAAGAATCTTATTTTCCGCGAGCGGTCGTGCCGTTTTTATCGAGTGAGAGCGTGCAGCATTCGATCTTCGCTTTCTTGCGTGAAGCATACGGCATTACGGGGAGTACTACGGAAAACTATGTCCATCAAGTCCGGGTGGATGCGCAACGGGCGGAACTGATCGGTTGCCCAGATGGTGACAAGACGTTGTGCTTGGAAGCAATCAATTATTTGGTTAATGGGACGGTCTTTAACTTTTCTAAGACGTTCTTCGTCTATCCGGATTTAGAACTTTATTACCATACCGAAAATATTGATTTACAAAACTAG
- a CDS encoding Ppx/GppA family phosphatase produces MRNLAIVDLGSNSARMAVSRLHANGTAQEIKRVKEDTRLSEGMGTAHVLQPAAIERTIKALLNFRRLYEKMPNTDVIGITTAAVRMAQNQTEFLNQVKQEVGLDLRVLSGDDEAYYDYLGVANSLVIHDCLILDTGGASCELILVKNGRKQQLISIPFGAVTLSEQFGLDDLVPSASLFRAQMFLRNRLADIWWLSEAVHFPIILLGGANRTLARINRRRQQKLKVEDIHGYRLKTETVFHTFLDLLSRSKKGRQEISGMEYDRADIIVGGMLPLVTLLQMLDSDRVIFSESGVREGIISEHLNQ; encoded by the coding sequence ATGAGAAACTTAGCGATTGTGGATTTAGGGTCCAATTCGGCGCGGATGGCGGTTAGTCGGTTGCATGCTAACGGCACTGCTCAAGAGATCAAGCGCGTTAAGGAAGATACGCGTTTGTCGGAAGGCATGGGAACGGCACACGTACTCCAGCCAGCCGCAATTGAGCGAACAATCAAGGCGTTGCTCAATTTTCGCCGACTGTATGAAAAAATGCCCAATACGGATGTTATTGGCATCACCACAGCCGCAGTTCGGATGGCACAAAATCAGACTGAATTTCTCAATCAAGTCAAGCAAGAAGTGGGTCTCGATTTACGAGTCTTATCTGGTGACGATGAGGCCTATTACGATTATCTTGGGGTTGCCAATTCATTGGTCATCCATGATTGCCTAATCTTAGACACGGGTGGCGCAAGTTGTGAACTGATCTTGGTCAAAAATGGGCGTAAACAGCAACTAATCAGCATCCCATTTGGCGCGGTGACATTATCGGAACAATTCGGTCTCGACGACTTAGTGCCGTCTGCGAGTCTATTTCGGGCGCAGATGTTCCTACGTAACCGACTGGCAGATATCTGGTGGCTATCAGAAGCAGTGCACTTTCCAATCATTCTATTGGGTGGTGCCAACCGAACCTTAGCCCGCATTAATCGGCGCCGGCAACAAAAGTTAAAAGTTGAGGATATTCACGGGTATCGTCTGAAGACAGAGACGGTGTTTCACACGTTTTTGGACTTACTGTCACGGTCGAAAAAAGGCCGCCAGGAAATCTCAGGAATGGAATATGATCGTGCGGACATTATTGTTGGTGGAATGTTACCGCTAGTGACGTTATTACAAATGTTGGATAGTGATCGCGTTATCTTTTCTGAAAGTGGCGTCCGAGAAGGGATTATTTCCGAACACCTCAATCAGTAA
- a CDS encoding hydroxymethylglutaryl-CoA reductase, degradative, with translation MTADFRHFYQKNWAERTAIVTQQAHLTPAEQALFKQYYLPQHHEIIENYLTDYPLPMGLAVNFVVDGVNRIVPMVTEEPSVIAAASNGAKIVKRAGGFTTVLNQREMIGQIVLEHLSDPAATAQIIEQHTETLLKVADAAHPSLKRRGGGARRLRTRILGQGYLSIDLFVDVQAAMGANMLNSMLEAVAKSIGVMTKQNALMSILSNYATASLVKAICDIPVGLLQAGRYSGELVAQKIAAASTVAQLDPYRATTHNKGIMNGIDAVAIASGNDWRALESGAHAYAAKDGQYRGMSTWTTNGQTLHGELEVPMPVGIVGGSIKINELAQLNQRLLGIQTAGDLERIIVAVGLAQNLAALRALVTTGIQQGHMHLQLKSLAMAAGATPAELPTVLQRLELAPQQDLATTQQLIADLRQIKEETDD, from the coding sequence ATGACAGCTGATTTTCGACATTTTTATCAAAAAAATTGGGCAGAACGTACCGCCATTGTGACGCAGCAGGCGCATTTAACGCCCGCTGAACAGGCGTTATTCAAACAATATTATTTACCACAACATCATGAAATTATTGAAAACTACTTAACAGATTATCCGTTACCGATGGGGTTGGCTGTTAACTTTGTCGTGGATGGTGTCAATCGGATCGTTCCGATGGTCACGGAGGAGCCGTCCGTGATTGCGGCCGCCAGTAATGGTGCCAAAATTGTTAAGCGCGCGGGTGGTTTTACAACGGTACTTAATCAGCGTGAGATGATTGGGCAAATTGTGTTAGAACATTTGAGCGATCCGGCTGCAACAGCTCAAATTATTGAACAGCATACTGAAACATTATTAAAAGTAGCCGATGCGGCTCATCCGAGTTTGAAAAGACGAGGCGGCGGGGCCCGGCGCTTACGGACACGCATCCTTGGACAAGGCTATTTATCAATTGATCTGTTTGTCGATGTGCAAGCTGCTATGGGTGCTAATATGCTCAATAGTATGTTGGAGGCCGTAGCTAAGTCGATCGGTGTGATGACGAAGCAGAATGCTTTAATGAGTATCTTATCGAATTACGCGACGGCTAGTTTAGTGAAAGCCATCTGTGATATTCCAGTTGGGTTACTTCAAGCTGGGCGTTATTCGGGTGAACTTGTTGCCCAAAAGATTGCTGCGGCTAGTACCGTCGCCCAGCTGGATCCATACCGGGCGACAACCCATAACAAGGGTATCATGAACGGGATTGACGCTGTGGCGATTGCGAGTGGTAACGATTGGCGAGCTTTGGAAAGTGGTGCCCACGCCTATGCTGCCAAGGATGGTCAGTATCGTGGGATGAGCACTTGGACCACCAATGGTCAGACATTGCATGGTGAGCTGGAAGTACCAATGCCGGTGGGAATCGTAGGGGGCTCCATTAAGATTAATGAACTCGCCCAATTAAATCAGCGGTTACTGGGAATTCAAACGGCGGGCGATTTGGAACGAATTATCGTGGCAGTAGGGTTGGCACAGAACTTAGCAGCATTACGCGCCTTAGTGACGACCGGTATTCAGCAAGGTCATATGCATTTGCAGCTGAAATCACTCGCTATGGCGGCTGGGGCTACGCCAGCTGAGCTCCCCACCGTGTTGCAACGGTTAGAACTAGCGCCACAACAAGATCTCGCAACGACGCAACAATTAATTGCCGACTTACGACAAATAAAGGAAGAGACCGATGACTGA
- the trpS gene encoding tryptophan--tRNA ligase — translation MTKKVILTGDRPTGKLHIGHYVGSLRNRVALQDSGDYESYIMIADNQALTDNAHDPEKIRKSLLQVAMDYLAVGIDPEKSTILVQSQIPALTDMMNQYLNLVTVARLNRNPTVKTEIKQKAFGESVPAGFFVYPVSQAADITAFKATTVPVGDDQEPMLEQTREIVRSFNKTYQTDTLVEPEGYFPPKGLGRIPGLDGNAKMSKSLGNAIYLSDDADTLKKKVMSMYTDPDHVHIEDPGKVEGNVVFTYLDIFDDDKAKVADLKAAYQHGGLGDVKIKRYLMDVLDGVLRPIRERRALYEADPAQVLQILKDGTAKANVVADQTWREMQDAIGINYFK, via the coding sequence ATGACCAAAAAAGTAATTTTAACGGGTGATCGCCCAACTGGTAAGCTGCATATCGGGCATTATGTCGGTTCATTACGTAACCGGGTGGCCTTACAAGACTCTGGGGACTATGAGTCCTACATTATGATTGCAGATAATCAAGCATTGACGGATAACGCCCACGATCCTGAAAAGATTCGCAAGAGTTTATTACAAGTTGCGATGGACTACTTGGCTGTGGGAATCGATCCCGAAAAGTCGACTATTCTGGTGCAATCACAGATTCCAGCTTTAACTGATATGATGAACCAATATCTGAACTTAGTAACGGTGGCACGCTTGAACCGTAACCCCACTGTGAAGACTGAAATTAAGCAAAAAGCTTTTGGCGAAAGTGTTCCCGCTGGCTTCTTCGTTTACCCAGTGAGCCAAGCCGCTGACATCACAGCCTTTAAGGCGACGACTGTTCCCGTTGGTGATGATCAAGAACCAATGCTCGAACAGACCCGTGAAATCGTGCGGAGCTTCAATAAGACTTATCAAACGGACACATTGGTTGAACCTGAAGGCTACTTCCCACCAAAGGGCTTGGGACGGATTCCTGGGCTTGATGGGAATGCTAAGATGAGTAAATCATTGGGAAATGCGATTTACCTTTCCGATGATGCAGACACGTTGAAGAAGAAAGTCATGTCGATGTATACCGATCCTGATCATGTTCATATTGAAGATCCAGGTAAGGTCGAAGGTAACGTGGTCTTCACGTACCTCGATATTTTCGATGATGATAAGGCCAAGGTCGCAGATTTGAAGGCCGCTTACCAACACGGTGGTTTGGGTGACGTTAAGATTAAACGCTACCTGATGGACGTGTTAGATGGCGTGTTGCGGCCAATCCGCGAACGGCGCGCGCTTTATGAAGCTGATCCAGCCCAAGTCTTACAGATTTTGAAAGATGGGACGGCGAAAGCAAACGTGGTCGCTGACCAAACGTGGCGTGAGATGCAGGATGCCATTGGAATTAATTATTTTAAATAA
- a CDS encoding DUF3284 domain-containing protein — translation MQIKLTLNAPVDYLYQQLIDSARADIQQQTGRPAPRQSLQGYEYAKQWSNGLTGNLKITHAQPGVRYAYELETPRDHYGVDYQFAPDTDGHQTVLEYAETFLGKDKKTNANNKLGVLFLGWFRKRRFKKMMNQMAASYNQ, via the coding sequence ATGCAGATTAAATTAACTTTGAACGCCCCTGTGGATTATTTATACCAACAGTTGATCGATTCCGCGCGGGCTGATATTCAGCAGCAAACGGGTCGGCCGGCGCCACGGCAGAGCTTACAAGGCTATGAGTATGCCAAACAGTGGTCCAACGGTCTGACCGGTAATTTGAAGATTACCCACGCGCAACCCGGTGTTCGATATGCGTATGAATTAGAAACGCCCCGCGATCATTACGGCGTCGATTATCAATTCGCACCGGACACTGATGGTCACCAAACTGTCTTAGAATATGCCGAAACCTTTTTAGGCAAGGATAAGAAGACGAATGCCAATAATAAGCTCGGCGTGCTATTCTTAGGATGGTTCCGTAAACGCCGCTTTAAGAAGATGATGAATCAGATGGCTGCTAGTTATAATCAATAA
- a CDS encoding tRNA dihydrouridine synthase yields MTATPFWSQIAAQAKADGRPFFTMAPMEAVSNTVFRQVISHAAAPDTFFSEFVYAKSITNPNTKFPVHGRLYVAAAESQKPVVQLWGNEAADFASATAELRDRGFEAVDINMGCPDGTVIKNHGGSDLIRNPQWAEDVIAAAKASGLAVSAKTRLGYSKVAEYHDWIATLLSQHVAVLTVHLRTKQEMSKVPAHFEVIDDLIKMRDAIAPETLLQINGDVADYQAGVALAKAHPGLDGIMIGRGVFANPFAFEAQPQSHDLHELLGLLNMQLDLFDDFATRYDVPRFPSLKRFFKIYARPELGATDLRNTMMDAKSTDDVRKILAAYQAQMRLTSHS; encoded by the coding sequence GTGACAGCAACACCATTCTGGTCGCAAATTGCGGCCCAAGCCAAGGCTGACGGGCGCCCATTCTTTACGATGGCCCCGATGGAAGCCGTTAGTAATACTGTTTTTCGGCAAGTCATTAGCCATGCCGCTGCACCGGACACGTTTTTTAGTGAATTCGTCTACGCTAAGAGTATTACGAACCCGAATACGAAGTTTCCGGTTCATGGCCGGTTGTACGTAGCAGCGGCTGAATCGCAAAAACCGGTCGTTCAACTGTGGGGCAACGAAGCGGCTGACTTTGCTTCGGCTACAGCTGAACTTCGCGATCGGGGCTTTGAAGCAGTTGATATCAATATGGGCTGCCCGGATGGGACGGTCATCAAAAATCATGGTGGTAGTGACTTGATTCGTAACCCGCAGTGGGCCGAAGACGTGATTGCGGCTGCGAAGGCGTCGGGACTGGCTGTTAGTGCGAAGACACGCCTAGGTTATAGTAAAGTTGCTGAATATCATGACTGGATTGCAACGTTGTTATCACAACACGTGGCAGTCTTGACCGTGCACTTGCGGACCAAACAGGAAATGAGCAAGGTGCCCGCCCACTTTGAAGTTATCGATGACTTGATTAAAATGCGGGATGCGATCGCCCCAGAAACGTTACTCCAGATTAATGGTGACGTGGCTGATTATCAGGCCGGGGTGGCGTTAGCCAAAGCCCATCCTGGATTGGATGGTATCATGATTGGTCGGGGGGTGTTCGCGAATCCGTTTGCGTTTGAAGCCCAGCCCCAATCGCATGATTTGCATGAACTATTAGGTTTACTAAACATGCAGCTCGACTTGTTCGATGACTTTGCCACCCGTTATGACGTGCCACGTTTTCCGTCCTTAAAACGGTTCTTTAAAATCTATGCGCGTCCCGAACTAGGCGCCACTGACCTGCGTAACACGATGATGGATGCCAAGTCAACGGATGATGTACGCAAAATTTTAGCGGCTTATCAAGCCCAGATGCGGCTGACCAGTCACAGCTAG
- a CDS encoding MurR/RpiR family transcriptional regulator — protein MAFFGYKDIDKLSGVDLAIYRFIVEHDEQIPYMRVRELARGAHVSNSSVMRFIRKIGYDSFPEFKVSLRSETPIQKPDDPGIQFVQPSAFPADITKIIRLAAQLMVNADNIVFVGIGASAALGEYASRQTSSLGFNSYVVKDPFYPLLPQLRNTSNNVLVAVSVSGQTTELVEMLNDFVNNPEVNIISITSNLESTIARMSRYALTYRATEERIHQYYDLTSQVPCLYIIEALLRELRHQEVVQHRFE, from the coding sequence GTGGCATTCTTTGGCTATAAGGATATCGATAAGTTGTCAGGAGTGGATTTAGCAATTTATCGATTTATTGTGGAGCATGATGAGCAAATCCCGTATATGCGAGTTCGTGAGTTAGCACGGGGTGCGCATGTTTCTAATTCGTCAGTTATGCGCTTTATTCGTAAAATTGGGTATGACAGTTTTCCAGAATTTAAAGTATCACTACGCAGTGAAACTCCCATTCAAAAGCCGGATGATCCGGGGATTCAATTTGTTCAGCCGAGTGCCTTTCCTGCAGATATTACTAAGATTATTCGGCTGGCAGCCCAGTTGATGGTTAATGCGGATAATATTGTGTTTGTTGGTATCGGAGCATCGGCGGCATTGGGCGAGTATGCTTCACGACAAACGTCATCATTAGGCTTTAATAGTTATGTCGTCAAAGATCCCTTCTATCCGCTATTACCACAATTACGCAATACTAGTAATAACGTTTTGGTGGCAGTATCAGTCTCTGGTCAGACGACTGAGCTGGTTGAAATGCTTAATGATTTTGTGAACAATCCTGAAGTCAATATTATTAGTATTACGAGTAATCTTGAAAGTACGATTGCCCGAATGAGTCGATATGCTTTAACGTATCGGGCGACTGAGGAGCGTATTCATCAATATTATGACTTAACTAGCCAAGTGCCATGCCTCTACATTATTGAGGCGCTGCTACGGGAACTCCGCCATCAAGAAGTCGTCCAGCACCGGTTTGAGTAA
- a CDS encoding carbon-nitrogen family hydrolase, protein MRVALAQLNIQFGDPDANYEQIEVAIQRATEQTVDVIVLPEMWNTGYALTRLNVLADDDGQRTLQLLSKLARQFHVNIVGGSVAVARDGHYYNEMLVVDRQGQLLSRYDKVHRFGLMAEDRYITAGETENVFELDGTAAMGAICYDIRFPEWLRKQAARGPQVIFVSAEWPTVRQMQWRLLLQARAIENQAFVVAVNRVGSDPDNQFGGQSLVIDPLGQIVAIGGAHAQLITAELDLAQVDQVRGQMPVFEDRRPELY, encoded by the coding sequence ATGCGTGTCGCATTAGCACAACTTAATATTCAGTTTGGAGACCCGGATGCCAATTACGAGCAGATCGAAGTAGCGATTCAGCGGGCAACTGAGCAAACTGTAGACGTGATCGTCTTACCGGAGATGTGGAATACCGGTTATGCGTTAACTCGCCTGAATGTCTTGGCGGATGATGATGGCCAGCGAACGTTACAATTACTCAGCAAGTTAGCCCGGCAGTTTCATGTCAATATTGTCGGTGGCTCAGTCGCGGTCGCTCGCGATGGGCATTACTATAATGAGATGTTAGTCGTCGATCGTCAGGGACAGTTACTGAGTCGGTACGATAAAGTCCATCGCTTTGGATTAATGGCGGAAGACCGTTATATTACCGCTGGTGAGACCGAGAATGTTTTTGAACTCGACGGGACCGCTGCAATGGGGGCGATCTGTTACGACATTCGTTTCCCAGAGTGGCTGCGCAAGCAAGCAGCCCGTGGCCCCCAAGTGATTTTTGTCAGTGCTGAGTGGCCGACAGTACGGCAGATGCAATGGCGGCTATTACTGCAAGCACGTGCAATTGAAAATCAAGCATTCGTGGTTGCGGTTAACCGTGTCGGCAGTGATCCTGATAATCAATTTGGTGGTCAGTCGCTAGTGATTGATCCGCTCGGCCAGATTGTGGCGATTGGCGGCGCCCATGCCCAGTTGATCACGGCCGAGCTTGACTTAGCACAAGTTGACCAAGTTCGTGGTCAGATGCCAGTGTTTGAAGACCGGCGACCGGAGTTATACTGA
- a CDS encoding PTS sugar transporter subunit IIC — MNSFIEWLNKHLVPVAAKIGAVRWLIALRDAFIAIMPAMMAGSIATVLNALVRDIPTKFGWMGIVNSMQWLIGINAMVWTGTLAILGLIFSFTFGYQLAIQYKVEPVTGGIVTLGTFIMSLPQNFTGTLTSTLSKGATKILTDSGMAVAGKQVTAWGYFNFNTYFGSYGFFTVMILGAIASAVYIALMKKHITIKMPDSVPPAVANAFTGVIPAAAAFYVVGIINWIFSKFNTTVIEWIAKIIQEPLLNMSQGYGAVLLMTLLVQVFWFFGIHGSNVLAPILDGIWLTAQLANVNAYQAGKALPYVWTRNCFDLYAWIGGAGSTLLLLVAILVFSKRDDQRSVAKLAIGPGFFNINEPVMFGMPIVLDPIYFIPFVLAPVVTVSIAYAALSAGWVAPITNNIVWSMPPIMNALVATMDWRSVVLQLFNAAVAFAIYVPFVKAANKIKPAAIGE, encoded by the coding sequence ATGAATTCATTTATCGAATGGCTTAACAAACACTTAGTGCCAGTTGCGGCCAAGATTGGTGCAGTTCGGTGGTTGATCGCATTACGTGACGCGTTTATAGCAATTATGCCGGCAATGATGGCCGGGTCGATCGCCACGGTTCTGAACGCTTTAGTTCGAGATATTCCAACGAAGTTCGGTTGGATGGGCATTGTTAATTCGATGCAATGGTTGATTGGAATCAACGCGATGGTTTGGACGGGGACGTTAGCCATCTTAGGCCTGATTTTCTCATTTACATTCGGGTATCAATTAGCCATCCAGTACAAAGTTGAACCAGTTACTGGTGGGATCGTGACACTTGGAACTTTCATCATGAGTTTGCCACAAAACTTTACCGGCACGCTGACGAGTACGTTGAGCAAGGGCGCTACTAAGATTTTGACGGACTCTGGCATGGCGGTTGCTGGCAAACAAGTAACGGCCTGGGGTTACTTTAACTTCAACACTTACTTTGGTTCGTATGGGTTCTTTACAGTCATGATTTTAGGGGCGATTGCGAGTGCTGTCTACATCGCTTTAATGAAGAAACACATCACAATTAAGATGCCAGATTCTGTGCCACCGGCAGTTGCGAACGCCTTCACCGGGGTTATCCCTGCCGCCGCTGCCTTTTATGTCGTTGGGATCATCAACTGGATCTTCAGTAAGTTCAACACAACGGTGATTGAATGGATCGCGAAGATTATTCAAGAACCACTATTGAATATGAGTCAAGGGTATGGCGCCGTCCTCTTAATGACGCTGTTAGTTCAAGTTTTCTGGTTCTTCGGGATTCATGGTTCCAACGTGTTGGCCCCAATCTTGGATGGAATTTGGTTAACTGCTCAGCTTGCTAATGTTAACGCTTACCAAGCCGGCAAAGCCTTGCCATACGTTTGGACGCGGAACTGTTTTGACTTATATGCATGGATTGGTGGGGCCGGCTCGACCTTACTATTATTAGTAGCGATTTTAGTATTTAGTAAACGAGACGACCAACGTTCAGTGGCTAAGTTGGCGATTGGTCCCGGATTCTTTAATATTAACGAACCCGTGATGTTCGGGATGCCAATTGTACTTGACCCAATCTACTTTATTCCGTTCGTTTTAGCACCAGTTGTGACTGTTTCGATCGCCTACGCTGCTTTATCAGCTGGGTGGGTTGCACCGATTACGAACAATATCGTTTGGTCAATGCCACCGATTATGAACGCCTTAGTTGCCACAATGGACTGGCGGTCAGTGGTCTTACAATTATTTAATGCCGCCGTTGCCTTTGCGATTTACGTGCCATTCGTTAAGGCTGCCAACAAGATTAAACCAGCAGCGATTGGAGAATAG